The following are from one region of the Vitis riparia cultivar Riparia Gloire de Montpellier isolate 1030 chromosome 14, EGFV_Vit.rip_1.0, whole genome shotgun sequence genome:
- the LOC117931090 gene encoding CRC domain-containing protein TSO1 isoform X5 produces MDTPEKYQIATPISKYEDSPVFNYINSLSPIKPVKSIPTDQTFSSLSFASPSSVFTSPHINPQRESRFLRRQQFTDPSKPEFSRCDNDENTSEGVLDAVHQLDYLDPGSSDTGITIDPSNKDPKSDTGLPQSLKYDCTSPEDNRIPHNDIETETVPEVAGRPASRVHFVQGVSKERQQSFEIETELRGICQIGESKEAAGCDWGKLISDDTDQLIFDSSISKEHSEVQDHKTVDPGTYSFIATVLQLPHDEIDDLQKSLSIGSVDSYEQCETEETVTKSRDVGEIKEIDQTSAVPSSTLLDELVVSDSRAEKVDDKKGKKCMQSSCKQQLSIRRRCLLYEMTGAHKKKLIYNSDSGSSASSQSDGKVSSDEKQFMPFKPGNIHPSSMLAGIGLHLNALATTAEDGNKVVKHEPLASERKPINLLERDLVRFDSEVQATEDASQTSEFGVSEEFNHGSPKRKRRRSEQAAENEACKRCNCKKSKCLKLYCECFAAGLYCVEPCSCQDCFNKPVHEDTVLQTRKQIESRNPLAFAPKVIRSSDYVPEFGDESNKTPASARHKRGCNCKKSSCLKKYCECFQGGVGCSISCRCEGCKNTFGRKDGTEEAELDEEETEETCDKNSLDTSSQYDVVLRGEEEHSDLVPPVTPSSEISRPLVQLPFTFGGGKPPQSSLLSVGSSSQMYTSQKFGPSGFICRLPKFEKHLEMIPEDETPEILQGNCTLAGGVKSTSPNSKRVSPPHHKIGSTRAWRSGRKLILRSIPSFPSLNPCQDSSDHSPGKTQ; encoded by the exons ATGGATACACCAGAGAAGTACCAGATCGCAACTCCTATTTCCAAATATGAG GATTCTCCTGTCTTTAATTACATCAACAGTCTCTCACCTATTAAGCCAGTCAAGTCCATACCCACTGATCAGACATTCAGCTCACTTAGTTTTGCATCTCCATCATCTGTGTTTACTTCACCACATATCAATCCCCAGAGAGAATCAAGATTCTTAAGAAG gCAACAATTTACAGACCCATCAAAACCTGAGTTCTCTCGCTGTGATAATGATGAAAATACAAGTGAAGGTGTTTTGGATGCTGTTCATCAATTGGATTATCTTGATCCAGGGAGTTCAGATACGGGGATTACTATAGATCCATCCAACAAAGACCCAAAATCAGATACTGGCTTGCCACAATCCCTGAAATATGATTGCACTAGTCCGGAGGATAACAGAATTCCCCACAATGATATTGAGACAGAAACTGTGCCAGAAGTGGCAGGCAGGCCAGCTTCACGTGTTCATTTTGTTCAAGGTGTCTCAAAAGAGAGACAACAGTCATTTGAAATTGAAACAGAATTACGTGGAATCTGTCAAATTGGGGAAAGTAAGGAAGCAGCAGGATGTGATTGGGGGAAGTTGATTTCTGATGATACTGATCAGTTGATATTTGATTCTTCCATCAGCAAAGAGCATTCTGAGGTACAGGATCACAAAACAGTGGATCCTGGGACATACTCCTTTATTGCAACTGTGCTACAACTCCCTCATGATGAAATTGATGATTTACAGAAATCACTATCTATTGGTTCTGTTGATTCTTATGAACAATGTGAAACTGAAGAAACAGTTACTAAATCAAGAGATGTTGGAGAGATAAAAGAAATAGATCAAACATCAGCAGTACCTTCTAGCACTCTACTGGACGAACTAGTTGTTAGTGATTCAAGGGCTGAAAAAGTGGATGACAAGAAGGGCAAAAAGTGCATGCAGTCCAGCTGCAAG CAGCAGCTTAGTATACGAAGGCGCTGTTTACTTTATGAGATGACAGGAGctcataaaaagaaattgatatacAATTCTGATAGTGGTTCTTCAGCCTCATCACAATCCGATGGTAAAGTTTCCTCTGATGAAAAGCAGTTCATGCCATTTAAGCCTGGAAATATTCATCCATCATCCATGTTAGCTGGAATTGGTTTGCACTTGAATGCTCTTGCAACCACTGCAGAGGATGGTAATAAAGTTGTTAAGCATGAGCCTTTGGCTTCTGAAAGGAAACCAATAA ACCTTTTGGAAAGGGATTTAGTTCGATTTGACAGTGAAGTTCAGGCCACCGAAGATGCTTCTCAGACATCAGAATTTGGAGTTAGCGAAGAGTTTAACCATGGTAGTCCAAAAAGGAAGAG GCGCAGGTCGGAACAAGCTGCGGAAAATGAGGCCTGTAAGCGCTGCAACTGTAAGAAGTCAAAATGCTTGAAGCT TTATTGTGAATGCTTTGCTGCTGGTCTCTACTGTGTTGAGCCTTGCTCATGTCAAGATTGCTTTAACAAGCCTGTTCATGAAGACACTGTCCTGCAAACTCGTAAACAGATTGAATCTCGCAACCCACTTGCATTTGCTCCTAAAGTGATTAGAAGCTCTGATTATGTTCCAGAATTTGGG GACGAATCTAACAAGACTCCAGCTTCAGCCCGACATAAGAGAGGATGCAACTGTAAAAAATCAAGTTGTTTAAAGAAATACTGTGAATGCTTTCAG GGTGGAGTAGGATGCTCTATCAGCTGCAGGTGTGAAGGATGTAAAAATACTTTTGGGCGAAAGGATG GAACAGAAGAAGCTGAACTAGATGAGGAAGAAACAGAAGAGACCTGTGACAAGAATTCATTGGACACAAGTTCACAGTATGATGTAGTCCTGAGGGGTGAAGAGGAGCATTCAGATCTTGTTCCTCCAGTAACGCCATCTTCTGAGATTAGCAG acCTCTGGTTCAACTGCCATTTACATTTGGTGGTGGGAAGCCCCCACAATCATCTCTACTATCGGTTGGATCATCTTCTCAAATGTATACCAGTCAAAAATTTGGACCATCAGGTTTCATCTGCCGCCTGCCAAAGTTTGAGAAGCATCTTGAGATGATTCCAGAAGATGAGACTCCAGAGATCCTGCAAGGCAATTGCACTCTTGCTGGTGGTGTGAAGTCTACCTCTCCAAACAGCAAGAGGGTTTCACCTCCTCATCACAAGATTGGGTCAACTCGTGCTTGGAGGAGTGGAAGGAAGTTGATTCTAAGATCTATTCCATCATTCCCATCTCTCAATCCTTGCCAGGACAGTAGTGACCATTCCCCAGGAAAGACCCAGTGA